A single window of Nocardia sp. NBC_01327 DNA harbors:
- a CDS encoding ABC transporter ATP-binding protein gives MPGEAENRETGGPALSVDALSVTFATDAGPVFAVSEVSYEVFPGEVLAVVGESGSGKSVSSRTAMGLLPATARVRGHVTLGSAEITAMTERQLTAVRGGDIAMIFQEPGSALDALFTVGYQIMEALRAHRRMTRIAARTRATDLLRLVGLPDPERRVDYYPHQLSGGQKQRVMIAIAIACEPKVIIADEPTTALDVTVQAEILELLRDLRDRIGSAIVLITHNMGVVADLADRVVVMRAGRVVETATVDDLFAHPAHEYTRALLAAVPHLGASTRPDVIERATTVPAPEAVLEISDLRVEFPSGLGRPAFQAVRGVSLTLAPGETLGLVGESGSGKSTIGRCVAGLQRASAGSVRVLGSELTGLSERRLRPLRRRLGFVFQDPATSLNPRLTVGDCVAEPLIVHRAAKGAALRDRVRQLLDDVQLPADTAERYPHELSGGQRQRVSLARALVLNPDLLIADEPTSALDVSVQATVLALFADLQREHGWACLFISHDLAVVDQLADRIAVLNNGEIVEQGNRDHILRHPAHDYTRRLVAAVPVPDPVEQRRRREERRQLIS, from the coding sequence ATGCCGGGTGAAGCCGAGAACCGCGAAACAGGCGGGCCCGCACTGTCTGTCGATGCCCTGTCGGTCACCTTCGCCACCGATGCCGGACCCGTGTTCGCGGTCAGCGAGGTCTCCTACGAGGTGTTCCCGGGCGAGGTGCTCGCCGTGGTCGGCGAATCCGGCTCCGGCAAATCGGTGAGCTCCCGCACCGCCATGGGCCTGCTGCCCGCCACCGCGCGGGTGCGGGGCCACGTCACCCTGGGCAGCGCCGAGATCACCGCCATGACCGAACGGCAGCTGACCGCGGTGCGCGGCGGTGATATCGCCATGATCTTCCAGGAACCCGGTTCGGCCCTGGACGCCCTCTTCACCGTCGGCTACCAGATCATGGAAGCCCTTCGCGCACACCGGCGCATGACCCGGATCGCCGCTCGCACCCGCGCCACCGATCTGCTGCGCCTGGTCGGCCTGCCCGATCCGGAACGCCGGGTCGACTACTACCCGCATCAACTCTCCGGCGGGCAGAAGCAGCGCGTCATGATCGCCATCGCCATCGCCTGCGAACCCAAGGTGATCATCGCCGATGAGCCGACCACCGCCCTCGATGTGACGGTGCAGGCCGAAATCCTGGAACTGCTGCGGGATCTGCGCGATCGCATCGGCAGCGCCATCGTTCTCATCACGCACAATATGGGCGTCGTCGCCGACCTCGCCGATCGCGTAGTCGTCATGCGCGCCGGGCGTGTTGTCGAAACAGCCACGGTGGACGACCTTTTCGCGCACCCCGCGCACGAGTACACCCGGGCGCTGCTCGCGGCCGTCCCGCACCTCGGGGCATCGACCCGGCCGGACGTGATCGAGCGCGCGACCACCGTCCCCGCGCCGGAAGCCGTTCTCGAGATCAGCGATCTGCGTGTCGAGTTCCCGAGTGGCCTGGGGCGGCCCGCATTTCAGGCGGTGCGCGGTGTGAGCCTCACCCTCGCCCCCGGCGAAACCCTCGGCCTGGTCGGGGAATCCGGGTCCGGCAAATCGACCATCGGCCGCTGCGTCGCCGGATTGCAGCGCGCCTCAGCGGGATCGGTGCGCGTTCTCGGCTCCGAACTGACCGGACTGTCGGAGCGCCGCCTGCGTCCCCTGCGCCGCAGATTGGGATTCGTCTTCCAGGATCCGGCAACCTCCCTGAATCCCCGCCTCACTGTCGGCGACTGCGTGGCCGAACCCCTGATCGTTCACCGCGCCGCCAAGGGCGCCGCCCTGCGCGACCGGGTCCGCCAACTCCTCGACGACGTCCAGCTCCCCGCCGACACCGCCGAGCGCTACCCGCACGAATTGTCCGGCGGCCAGCGTCAGCGCGTCAGCCTCGCCCGGGCCCTGGTCCTCAACCCCGACCTACTCATCGCCGACGAACCCACCAGCGCCCTCGACGTCTCCGTCCAAGCCACCGTCCTGGCCCTCTTCGCCGACCTGCAACGCGAACACGGCTGGGCCTGCCTCTTCATCAGCCACGACCTCGCCGTCGTAGACCAACTGGCCGACCGCATAGCCGTCCTCAACAACGGCGAGATCGTCGAACAGGGCAATCGCGACCACATCCTCCGCCACCCCGCCCACGACTACACCCGCCGTCTGGTCGCCGCGGTCCCCGTCCCGGACCCGGTGGAACAGCGCCGCCGTCGTGAGGAAAGACGACAGCTGATCTCGTAA
- the ygfZ gene encoding CAF17-like 4Fe-4S cluster assembly/insertion protein YgfZ, whose product MSFEVAPSPILQVPGAVAGPPESPDAAVAWHYGDPLGEQRAAVQRAAVVDRSHRFVLSITGKERLTWLHTISSQAVADLRDGQSAENLDLDLNGRVLHHFVLTELDGTVWIDTEAERGPDLLSFLQKMVFWADAKPEAAPDHALLSLLGPRITAETLGIASLPEVYQAVALPGGGFVRRMPWPTADSFDLLVPRAQLLSWWTRLREAGVEAAGSWTFEALRVAALRPRIGIDTDDRTIPHEANWVGGIDEHGAVHLNKGCYRGQETVARVHNLGKPPRNLVLLHLDGSADSRPAPGDAVTAGGRAVGVLGTVIDHYELGPIALALVKRNVPADTPLEAGPCAASIDPDSVPAHDEPQAGRLAVERLRGR is encoded by the coding sequence GTGTCCTTCGAGGTAGCACCCAGTCCGATTCTGCAGGTTCCAGGGGCTGTCGCGGGGCCGCCCGAGTCACCGGATGCGGCGGTCGCGTGGCATTACGGGGATCCACTGGGTGAGCAGCGCGCCGCGGTTCAGCGTGCGGCGGTGGTGGACAGATCGCATCGTTTCGTCCTCAGCATCACCGGTAAAGAGCGCCTGACCTGGCTGCACACCATCTCCAGTCAGGCCGTGGCCGATCTGCGGGACGGACAGTCCGCCGAGAATCTGGATCTGGATCTGAACGGCCGGGTGCTGCACCACTTCGTGCTCACCGAGCTGGACGGCACGGTGTGGATCGATACCGAGGCCGAGCGCGGGCCGGACCTGCTGAGCTTCCTGCAGAAGATGGTCTTCTGGGCGGACGCCAAACCCGAGGCCGCCCCCGACCACGCGCTCCTGAGCCTGCTGGGTCCGCGCATCACCGCTGAAACATTGGGCATCGCAAGCCTTCCCGAGGTCTATCAGGCGGTGGCGCTGCCCGGCGGCGGTTTCGTCCGCCGGATGCCCTGGCCCACCGCCGATTCCTTCGATCTGCTCGTCCCCCGCGCGCAGCTGCTCAGCTGGTGGACGCGGCTGCGGGAGGCCGGGGTGGAGGCCGCCGGCAGCTGGACCTTCGAGGCGCTGCGGGTGGCGGCCCTGCGCCCGCGCATCGGCATCGACACCGATGACCGCACCATTCCGCACGAGGCGAACTGGGTCGGCGGCATCGACGAGCACGGGGCCGTGCACCTGAACAAGGGCTGCTATCGCGGTCAGGAGACGGTGGCCCGCGTCCACAATCTCGGCAAGCCCCCGCGAAATCTGGTGCTGCTGCACCTGGACGGCTCCGCCGACTCCCGCCCGGCCCCCGGTGACGCGGTGACGGCCGGCGGTCGCGCCGTGGGCGTGCTGGGCACCGTGATCGACCACTACGAGCTCGGCCCGATCGCGCTGGCGCTGGTCAAACGCAATGTCCCCGCGGACACCCCGCTCGAGGCGGGCCCCTGCGCGGCGTCGATCGACCCGGATTCCGTTCCCGCGCACGATGAACCGCAGGCCGGCCGGCTCGCCGTCGAAAGGCTGCGCGGCCGATGA
- a CDS encoding asparaginase codes for MSTDLVEVVRSGFRECVHRGSAVVLRPGGEPLVSVGEVHLPIFPRSTNKPMQALTLLRNGFEPFDDAELAITTASHFGEPDHVELVQRLLDRFGFTEDQLECPPDLPFEDQARARVLAGSDRGRAARRIFMNCSGKHAAMLATCKINDWPTTGYLDIGHPLQQAVVQTITEVTGEPETDLGIDGCGLPIVPVSLVNLARAYATLATAPEGSPERRTADAIRAYPRVISGTDGPDFRVMTATPGLVCKIGADGVHAGALPDGSAFAYKIDDGADRARLPLTLALLQRMGIEWSGEHAELAAPAVLGGGARVGIIRAVPGVL; via the coding sequence ATGAGCACAGATCTGGTCGAGGTGGTGCGCTCCGGTTTCCGGGAGTGCGTGCATCGCGGTTCCGCGGTTGTGCTGCGCCCCGGCGGTGAGCCGCTGGTCTCGGTCGGTGAGGTGCACCTGCCGATCTTCCCGCGCTCCACCAATAAGCCGATGCAGGCGCTCACCCTGCTGCGCAATGGTTTCGAGCCGTTCGACGATGCCGAACTGGCCATTACGACCGCCTCGCATTTCGGCGAGCCCGATCACGTGGAGCTGGTGCAGCGGCTGCTGGATCGCTTCGGTTTCACCGAGGATCAGCTGGAGTGCCCGCCCGATCTGCCGTTCGAGGATCAGGCGCGCGCACGGGTCCTCGCGGGCTCCGATCGCGGCAGGGCGGCCCGGCGGATCTTCATGAACTGCTCCGGCAAGCATGCCGCCATGCTCGCCACCTGCAAGATCAACGATTGGCCGACCACCGGCTATCTGGATATCGGGCATCCGCTGCAGCAGGCGGTGGTGCAGACGATCACCGAGGTGACCGGTGAGCCGGAGACCGATCTCGGCATCGACGGCTGCGGTCTGCCGATCGTCCCGGTCTCCCTGGTGAATCTGGCCCGCGCCTACGCCACCCTCGCGACGGCCCCCGAAGGTAGTCCGGAACGCCGGACCGCGGACGCGATTCGCGCGTATCCGCGAGTGATTTCCGGCACGGACGGACCGGATTTCCGGGTGATGACGGCAACGCCCGGACTGGTCTGCAAGATCGGCGCGGACGGCGTGCACGCGGGTGCGCTGCCCGACGGCAGCGCCTTCGCCTACAAGATCGATGACGGCGCGGATCGCGCCCGGCTGCCGCTGACCCTCGCGCTGTTGCAGCGTATGGGTATCGAATGGTCCGGCGAGCACGCGGAACTGGCAGCGCCGGCGGTGCTCGGCGGTGGTGCCCGGGTCGGCATCATCCGGGCTGTTCCGGGGGTGCTGTAA
- a CDS encoding DUF3073 domain-containing protein, protein MGRGRAKAKQTKVARELKYSSAPTDFKNLQRELSGSELSGSPSDLPRSGVLSDEHDAKDSQSSWDEDDYDDWRR, encoded by the coding sequence ATGGGCCGTGGCCGGGCTAAGGCAAAGCAGACCAAGGTGGCGCGCGAGCTCAAGTACAGCTCAGCGCCCACCGACTTCAAGAACCTTCAGCGCGAGCTGTCGGGGAGTGAGCTGTCGGGGAGTCCCTCCGACTTGCCGCGAAGCGGTGTGCTTTCCGACGAGCACGACGCGAAGGACTCGCAGTCGAGCTGGGACGAAGACGACTACGACGACTGGCGCCGCTGA
- a CDS encoding ABC transporter permease: MSARLLRYLGVRLLLIVPTAWILVTVVFFLMRVVGDPITAALGGRLPPDQLAQRKHDAGLDRPILSQYWDYISGLARGDFGRSQDNRAVSDIITTYGAATLELVFWSLLVAFAIGVPLGRYAATRRDSAADAGLRLFAILAYAAPVFFVGLLLKLLFSVKLGWLPVSGRASTNVELALQHVSPKTNILFVDAILYGDMGYLGDVLKHTVLPAFSLGLLTAGVFLRLVRINLIQTLRSDYVDAARARGLSARVVTRRHAFRNALIPIVTVMGMYIATMLGGAVLTERTFEWKGLGYQLTELLTARDFIAVQGIVAFIALVVAVMSFVMDVIVALIDPRVRF; encoded by the coding sequence ATCTCCGCGCGCCTGCTGCGCTACCTCGGGGTGCGATTGCTGCTGATCGTGCCCACCGCCTGGATTCTGGTGACCGTCGTGTTCTTCCTGATGCGGGTGGTGGGCGATCCGATCACGGCGGCGCTGGGTGGTCGGCTGCCACCCGACCAGCTCGCCCAGCGCAAGCACGATGCGGGCCTGGATCGGCCGATCCTGAGCCAGTACTGGGACTACATCTCGGGCCTGGCACGCGGGGATTTCGGCCGCTCCCAGGACAATCGGGCCGTCAGCGACATCATCACCACCTACGGGGCCGCCACCCTGGAGCTGGTGTTCTGGTCGCTGCTGGTGGCCTTCGCCATCGGCGTGCCGCTGGGCCGGTACGCGGCCACCCGCCGCGACAGCGCCGCCGACGCGGGACTGCGACTGTTCGCCATCCTGGCCTACGCCGCACCGGTGTTCTTCGTGGGATTGCTGCTGAAACTGCTGTTCTCGGTGAAACTGGGCTGGCTGCCGGTGTCCGGACGGGCCAGCACCAATGTGGAACTGGCGCTGCAGCATGTCTCGCCGAAGACGAACATCCTGTTCGTAGACGCAATCCTGTACGGGGACATGGGATATCTCGGCGATGTGCTGAAACACACCGTGCTCCCGGCCTTTTCGCTCGGACTGCTCACGGCGGGCGTCTTTCTGCGGCTGGTGCGGATCAACCTGATCCAGACCCTGCGCAGTGATTATGTGGACGCCGCCCGCGCCCGCGGCCTGTCCGCCCGGGTGGTGACGCGCCGGCACGCCTTCCGCAATGCGCTGATTCCCATTGTCACCGTCATGGGCATGTACATCGCCACCATGCTCGGCGGTGCGGTGCTCACCGAGCGGACCTTCGAATGGAAGGGGCTCGGGTATCAGCTCACCGAACTGCTCACGGCCCGCGATTTCATTGCGGTGCAGGGGATTGTCGCCTTCATCGCACTGGTCGTCGCGGTCATGAGTTTCGTCATGGACGTGATCGTCGCCTTGATCGACCCGAGGGTGAGGTTCTGA
- a CDS encoding ABC transporter substrate-binding protein: MRGKRVAAVGVAGLTVLAIAGCGSGKTGDGGGGGAGLVVGTTDKVTSLDPAMAYDNGSLLAETQVYQFLLNFPAGEAAPKPDAADKCEFTTPTVYTCTLKPGLKFANGDPLTAKSVKFSFDRMVGIKNPQGPSALLVGLDHTDAPDDKTVAFTLKNANDQTFPAILPTQAAAIVDEKVFPADKVLADEDIVKAKPFSGPYTIASYDKNKLVSYQSNPDYNGLFGKPKTDTVTVKYYAEAANLKLDVQQGNVDVAWHTLTPTDIDSLRNSDKVTVHQSPGGDTRYIVFNLNTQPGGTPAQKLAVRKAVATSVDRDALSADVFKGTWTPLYSPVPQGLPGATEAFKDIYGAKPNKDAATKLLADAGVATPVTLNIQYNTDHYGSTSSEEYAAIKSQLESTGLFKVNLQSTEWVSYQKARSTDGYPIFQFGWFPDFPDADDYLTPFFTADNFLQNHFTDPKITDELKAEVTEADPAKRAAVLASIQHDLMADFMPIVPLLTGNQIAVAGKSVQGVDKTLDPSSKFRFGVLSK; this comes from the coding sequence ATGCGCGGGAAAAGAGTTGCGGCAGTAGGGGTTGCGGGACTCACGGTGCTGGCCATCGCCGGCTGCGGGTCGGGAAAGACCGGGGACGGCGGTGGCGGGGGAGCGGGCCTCGTGGTCGGCACCACCGATAAGGTCACCTCGCTGGACCCGGCCATGGCCTACGACAACGGGTCACTGCTGGCCGAGACCCAGGTGTACCAGTTCCTGCTGAATTTCCCCGCGGGAGAAGCGGCGCCGAAACCCGACGCGGCCGACAAATGCGAATTCACCACACCGACCGTCTACACCTGCACGCTCAAGCCGGGTCTGAAGTTCGCCAATGGCGATCCGCTCACCGCGAAGAGCGTGAAGTTCTCCTTCGACCGCATGGTGGGCATCAAGAACCCGCAGGGGCCGTCCGCGCTGCTGGTCGGACTGGACCACACCGACGCCCCGGACGACAAGACCGTCGCCTTCACGCTGAAGAACGCCAATGATCAGACCTTCCCGGCGATTCTGCCGACGCAGGCCGCGGCCATCGTCGACGAGAAGGTCTTCCCCGCCGACAAGGTGCTCGCCGACGAGGACATCGTGAAGGCCAAACCCTTCTCCGGTCCGTACACGATTGCCAGCTACGACAAGAACAAACTGGTCTCCTACCAGTCCAATCCGGATTACAACGGGCTGTTCGGCAAACCGAAGACCGATACCGTGACGGTGAAGTACTACGCCGAGGCCGCCAATCTGAAACTCGATGTGCAGCAGGGCAATGTGGATGTGGCCTGGCATACGCTCACGCCCACCGATATCGATTCCCTGCGCAATAGCGACAAGGTGACGGTGCATCAGTCGCCCGGCGGCGACACCCGCTACATCGTGTTCAATCTCAATACCCAGCCCGGCGGCACTCCCGCGCAGAAGCTGGCCGTGCGCAAGGCCGTCGCCACGTCCGTCGACCGCGACGCGCTGTCCGCCGATGTCTTCAAGGGCACCTGGACGCCGCTGTATTCGCCGGTGCCGCAGGGGCTTCCGGGCGCGACCGAGGCATTCAAGGATATCTACGGCGCCAAGCCGAACAAGGACGCCGCCACCAAACTCCTGGCCGATGCCGGAGTGGCCACGCCGGTGACGCTGAACATCCAGTACAACACCGACCATTACGGCTCCACCAGCTCCGAGGAATACGCGGCCATCAAGAGCCAGCTGGAGTCGACCGGGCTGTTCAAGGTGAATCTGCAGTCCACCGAATGGGTTTCGTACCAGAAGGCGCGCTCCACCGACGGATACCCGATCTTCCAGTTCGGCTGGTTCCCGGACTTCCCGGATGCCGACGACTACCTGACCCCGTTCTTCACCGCGGACAACTTCCTGCAGAACCACTTCACCGATCCCAAGATCACCGATGAGCTGAAAGCCGAAGTGACCGAGGCCGATCCGGCCAAGCGGGCGGCGGTGCTCGCGAGCATTCAGCACGATCTGATGGCCGATTTCATGCCCATCGTGCCGCTGCTCACCGGTAATCAGATCGCGGTCGCGGGCAAGAGTGTGCAGGGGGTGGACAAGACGCTCGACCCATCCTCCAAGTTCCGCTTCGGTGTGCTGAGCAAGTGA
- a CDS encoding aminodeoxychorismate lyase, whose product MVERVLVTIDGAIRDPDAPLLYADDIGALRGDGIFETVLVRGGTPCALELHLARLRRSAEALELPAPDLEAWRFAVELAAEEWGAEREGLLRMVLTRGRDSDHAKANSKSTANAGGGLSGSEPATTGYVLVVPVHARVETARAEGVSVITLSRGISIDLAQAAPWQLLGAKTLSYATNMAALRFAQRMNADDVIFTSTENRVLEGPRSTVVVARGNQLVTPPARNGVLPGTTQRALYVQAEKAGWDCRYEPLFTADLITADSVWMLSSVTLAARVKSLDGLRLSAPENAPEIAALVDRGIALPGSAVDW is encoded by the coding sequence ATGGTGGAACGGGTTTTGGTGACTATCGACGGCGCGATCCGGGATCCGGACGCGCCGCTTCTTTATGCGGACGATATCGGCGCACTGCGTGGTGACGGCATATTCGAGACGGTGCTGGTCCGGGGTGGTACGCCCTGTGCACTGGAGTTGCATCTGGCTCGACTACGCCGCTCGGCGGAGGCCTTGGAACTGCCCGCGCCGGATCTCGAGGCGTGGCGGTTCGCGGTGGAACTGGCGGCCGAGGAGTGGGGCGCCGAGCGCGAGGGACTGCTGCGGATGGTGCTCACCCGCGGGCGTGACAGCGATCACGCGAAAGCTAATAGCAAATCAACAGCTAATGCCGGTGGTGGACTCTCCGGCTCCGAACCCGCCACTACCGGTTACGTTTTGGTCGTCCCGGTGCACGCGCGGGTCGAAACCGCCCGCGCCGAAGGTGTTTCGGTCATCACCCTCTCGCGCGGCATCTCCATCGATCTCGCGCAGGCCGCGCCCTGGCAGTTGCTCGGCGCCAAAACCCTCTCGTACGCAACGAATATGGCGGCGCTGCGCTTCGCCCAGCGGATGAACGCCGATGATGTGATCTTCACCAGCACCGAGAACCGGGTGCTGGAGGGTCCGCGCTCGACAGTGGTTGTGGCACGCGGGAATCAGCTGGTCACCCCGCCTGCCCGCAATGGCGTCCTGCCCGGCACCACGCAGCGCGCGCTGTATGTGCAGGCCGAGAAGGCGGGCTGGGACTGCCGCTACGAGCCGCTGTTCACCGCCGATCTGATTACCGCCGACAGTGTCTGGATGCTGTCGAGCGTGACCCTGGCGGCCCGGGTGAAATCACTGGACGGACTGCGTTTGTCGGCTCCGGAGAATGCCCCCGAGATCGCGGCGCTGGTGGATCGCGGCATCGCGCTGCCGGGCAGTGCCGTCGACTGGTAG
- a CDS encoding ABC transporter permease, which produces MTHGLQRVTLLFGLFLIAVFLICAVFAPLIAPYGFAQNHADGVDFVRQQAPSAQHWFGTSVRGEDVFSRVVYGARTALYVIAVSLLLSLLTGVPLGLVSGYAGRWLDRVLVLFMDAMYGFPTLLLAIVVSIVVAGGSSSKLGGVLSAAVAITVIFIPQYFRVVRNATVAVKNEPYVDAARVSGASTTRILFRHILANVTQSLPVIITLNGAEAILTLAGLGFLGFGIEPTQAAEWGFDLNKALSDVPDGIWWTGVFPGAAIVTVVLGMTLVGESLNEVFNPLLRTRRGVEAGDIAADADTDIASDTEEATDAG; this is translated from the coding sequence ATGACACACGGATTACAGAGGGTCACACTGCTTTTCGGGCTCTTCCTGATCGCGGTATTCCTGATCTGCGCGGTGTTCGCTCCGCTCATCGCGCCGTACGGATTCGCCCAGAACCATGCCGACGGTGTGGATTTCGTGCGGCAGCAGGCGCCGTCCGCCCAGCACTGGTTCGGCACCTCGGTGCGCGGCGAGGACGTGTTCTCCCGTGTGGTCTACGGGGCCCGCACCGCGCTCTACGTGATCGCGGTATCGCTGCTGCTGTCGCTGCTGACCGGTGTCCCACTGGGTTTGGTGTCCGGCTATGCCGGTCGCTGGCTGGACCGGGTGCTGGTGCTGTTCATGGACGCCATGTACGGATTCCCGACGCTGCTGCTCGCCATCGTGGTGTCGATCGTGGTGGCGGGCGGCAGCTCCAGCAAACTCGGCGGCGTGCTGTCCGCGGCGGTGGCCATCACCGTCATCTTCATACCGCAGTACTTCCGGGTGGTGCGCAATGCGACGGTGGCGGTGAAGAACGAGCCGTATGTGGACGCGGCGCGGGTGAGCGGGGCCTCCACCACGCGAATCCTGTTCCGGCACATTCTCGCCAATGTCACCCAGTCGCTGCCGGTGATCATCACGCTCAATGGCGCGGAGGCCATTCTCACCCTGGCCGGGCTCGGCTTCCTCGGCTTCGGCATCGAGCCGACCCAGGCGGCGGAGTGGGGTTTCGATCTCAACAAGGCGCTTTCCGATGTGCCCGACGGCATCTGGTGGACCGGCGTCTTCCCGGGCGCGGCCATTGTCACCGTGGTGCTGGGCATGACCCTGGTGGGGGAGAGCCTCAACGAAGTATTCAACCCGCTGCTGCGCACCCGGCGCGGCGTGGAGGCCGGCGATATCGCGGCGGACGCCGACACCGATATCGCATCCGACACCGAGGAGGCGACCGATGCCGGGTGA
- a CDS encoding MOSC domain-containing protein: MNALAGRVLAVCVVHEELEDAGRVGRTAIDKRPVPHRVPVRALGLEGDHVCDTEHHGGVHQAVYAYAEEDAQHWAAELDRELAVGWFGENLRISGIPVSDAVLGSRWAIGDTVLEVSAPRVPCATFQRWTGEQQWVKRFTAQANTGAYFRVLTEGTIGAGDEVRLVHLPAHGVTVRELFVGADLARLDLLLESEPTISDDVRMQIDRHRRRHVGASR; the protein is encoded by the coding sequence ATGAACGCACTCGCCGGCCGAGTGCTCGCCGTGTGTGTGGTGCACGAGGAACTCGAGGACGCCGGGCGAGTGGGTCGCACCGCCATCGACAAACGTCCGGTGCCGCACCGGGTTCCGGTGCGGGCGCTGGGTCTCGAGGGCGATCACGTCTGCGATACCGAGCATCACGGCGGCGTCCATCAGGCCGTCTACGCCTATGCCGAAGAGGATGCGCAGCACTGGGCGGCCGAACTGGACCGCGAGCTCGCGGTCGGCTGGTTCGGCGAAAACCTGCGCATCAGCGGCATTCCGGTGAGCGATGCGGTGCTCGGCAGTCGCTGGGCCATCGGCGACACCGTGCTGGAGGTGTCCGCGCCGCGCGTGCCGTGCGCCACCTTCCAGCGCTGGACCGGTGAGCAGCAGTGGGTGAAAAGGTTCACCGCACAGGCGAATACGGGCGCCTATTTCCGGGTACTGACGGAGGGCACCATCGGCGCGGGCGACGAGGTGCGGCTGGTGCACCTGCCCGCGCACGGCGTCACCGTGCGCGAGTTGTTCGTCGGCGCCGATCTGGCCCGCCTGGATCTGCTGCTGGAGTCCGAGCCGACCATCTCCGACGACGTGCGCATGCAGATCGACCGGCATCGCCGCCGCCACGTAGGAGCAAGCCGATGA
- the purM gene encoding phosphoribosylformylglycinamidine cyclo-ligase encodes MTEQTPSGAGASYAAAGVDIEAGDRAVALFAPLAKKASRPEVQGGLGGFAGLFALKGGYKEPLLAASTDGVGTKIAIAQAMDKHDTVGLDLVAMVVDDLVVCGAEPLFLQDYIAVGKVVPERVAQIVSGIAEGCILAGCALLGGETAEHPGLMGADDYDISGTGVGVVEADAVLGPDRVRPGDVIIGMGSSGLHSNGYSLARKVLLDIDRMQLSGHVEEFGRTLGEELLEPTKIYAKDCLALIAETDVRTFSHVTGGGLANNLARVLPAGLVAELDRGTWSPAPVFKLIAQRGRVERDEMEKTFNMGVGMVAIVAPEDADRALAVLTARHIDCWTLGTVKKAKDADAPRAVLLGDHPRF; translated from the coding sequence ATGACTGAACAGACACCCAGTGGCGCCGGTGCTTCCTACGCGGCGGCCGGAGTGGATATCGAAGCCGGCGACCGCGCAGTAGCACTGTTCGCACCGCTGGCCAAGAAGGCCAGCCGGCCCGAGGTTCAGGGTGGACTCGGCGGTTTCGCCGGACTGTTCGCGCTGAAGGGTGGATACAAGGAGCCGCTGCTGGCTGCCTCCACCGACGGCGTCGGCACCAAGATCGCGATCGCCCAGGCCATGGACAAGCACGACACCGTCGGCCTGGATCTGGTCGCCATGGTCGTCGACGATCTGGTGGTGTGTGGCGCGGAACCGCTGTTCCTGCAGGACTACATCGCCGTCGGCAAGGTCGTCCCGGAGCGCGTCGCCCAGATCGTCTCCGGCATTGCCGAAGGCTGCATCCTGGCCGGCTGCGCCCTGCTCGGTGGTGAGACCGCGGAACACCCGGGCCTGATGGGCGCCGATGATTACGACATCTCCGGCACCGGCGTCGGTGTGGTGGAAGCCGATGCGGTACTCGGCCCCGACCGCGTGCGCCCCGGCGACGTCATTATCGGCATGGGCTCGTCGGGCCTGCACTCCAACGGCTACAGCCTGGCCCGCAAGGTGCTGCTGGATATCGACCGCATGCAGCTGTCGGGGCATGTCGAGGAGTTCGGCCGCACCCTCGGCGAGGAGCTGCTCGAGCCGACCAAGATCTACGCCAAGGACTGCCTGGCCCTGATCGCCGAGACCGATGTGCGGACCTTCTCGCACGTCACCGGCGGCGGCCTGGCCAACAACCTGGCCCGCGTGCTCCCGGCCGGTCTGGTGGCCGAGCTGGACCGCGGCACCTGGAGCCCGGCCCCGGTCTTCAAGCTGATCGCGCAGCGCGGCCGCGTCGAGCGCGACGAGATGGAGAAGACCTTCAATATGGGCGTCGGCATGGTCGCCATCGTGGCGCCCGAGGATGCCGATCGCGCGCTCGCGGTGCTCACCGCCCGCCATATCGACTGCTGGACGCTGGGCACGGTCAAGAAGGCCAAGGACGCCGACGCCCCGCGCGCCGTGCTGCTGGGCGATCACCCGCGCTTCTGA